The Pyrus communis chromosome 12, drPyrComm1.1, whole genome shotgun sequence genomic sequence TAATGATGATCATTTGGTGAAAAATAGGGGCTTTTGCAGCAATGGCGTTATTGGGAAGGATGGATCAGATATTAGCACCAAAAGGAATTTCAATGACAATTGCACCATTAGGAGCTGTTTCCGCAGTCCTCTTTGCCACTCCTGCTGCTCCTGGTGCTCGGGTATTAATTGTTCTACTTTCTGAGTTTAAATTATGAAAGATTCTTGCATATAACTGATGATGTATTTATGATCCTGTAGAGCTCATCACGTGAGTTATGTAATAATATAATagcattaaaaatatatttttaagttttataataCTCATCACGTAATTTATGAAATGTTATTGTAGTATGTGACATAAACACAAATTTCTTTCTCAAGTCATCCACAATtgctttttgttcttttataaTCTATTTGGTGAATGTGAGTCATAAGTTCCCTAGGTTTTGTTCTTTTACAAgtgttttttgttcttttataatttattattttaataaaaaaaaataagatttatATCTCATATGATCAagtataatttctttttttgcttattaataaaatttcttCGTATCACCGAAAACACGGAAAAGGTTTTGAAGAAAAGTGAGCCATATGTTGCTTTTGTTCTCCTTTAAGTAGACTACCTTGTTCAtttgaacaacaaaaaaaatagactgcctagtttcccaaaaaaaaaaaaaaaaaaaaaaaaaattaccttgTTTGAGTAGTGAGTCAATGATAGACACGTGTACATGTAGACAATTGGCGCAACTCCACTTGTAATGGACCTCATATGATGAAAATGGAATGTAGCAAAAATAAGTCCAGATTTTCTTCAAATTGGGCCTTATTTTGATCCAAACTTATATATGGGTATTGGTCACATTTGGACTGCTCATATAGGAAAATGTTGCAAAGTAAATGGGGAAATGTCAATTAGTCATAGCTGTTTTTGTATATAAGTTTGCCGAACTCTACAACTCTCATAAACAAACTTGTATCTCaagtaattaattttatttgatatcCTCTGTTCAAATACCCCCTCTTCTCTATGCTTAGTCGTTTAGTATGTGAAAATACCTATATACCTAGGTCAGATAAAGGGTTAAACATATATTAAACGGCCATATGAAATAGTTGAACTTAAGTGCATCTTGGTCGAAAAAAGAAGTGGTCGCCTTAGATTTGacagttaaacaaattttcTATTCGTAAAACGGGGTCATTTCAATTTAAGATAATCAAAAGCATAGTGTATTGAAATAACACATTAATTCTCCTTTGTGATTTTGGCAGAAGTACAATATGTTCATGGCACAAATAGGTTGTGCAGCCATTGGGGTGCTTGCATTTTCCACATTTGGCCCTGGATGGCTTGCTAGAAGCTTTGCCCTAGCTGCATCCGTTGCCTTCATGATTTGCACACGTTCCACACATCCACCTGGTAATCCCTCCTTCCTGctatatttttcattaatcTCATTTTTCTGCTACTAAAATCAGTTGCACGATTCATTCTGTGTTCAATTTGTAGCTGCAAGCTTGCCTATACTCTTCATTGATGGAGCTAAGTTCCATAACCTGAGTTTTTGGTATGCTTTGTTCCCCGGCGCCACCGGATGCcttcttctttgtttgcttGTAAGTACTCTTATATACTAAACCCTAAACACATTTCAGTACTTCTAGTATGCAATGGCTGATCTCACTCTTTATCTCAATGTTTCTGCAGCAAGAGATAGTGTTATACTTGAAGGACAACTTCAAATTTTGATCATCTGGAAGCAAACACATGCTTTGGTACTCACATAGTTGGATACATCATACATTCATTCATCTCAAGTTCAATATTGGAGGAAATGCACCAATACTATAGAAATGAAAAGGGAAAGCTTGGGTATAACTAAAGGTCAGCAAGTTTTGGGTTCGACTAGCGCCAGATCTGCCAATGTACACGTGAAATTAAGTCCAAGGGGCTTATTGCCCAAGATTTTGGTTGTAAAATGTGATCTAAAATTGTTCTCGCCTAGATGTGGTCCTAGTTTTTAAAAGTAGTGCATTGATGGTTCTTGGTTCTTGGTTCTTGAATTGATGTGAGAAAATATCTATATACCATGGTCCATGACTCCTTGAGagtatatttattttgttgggGGCTTATAAATTCATGAGTTTTTTCTTGCACCGCAAAAGAATTCTGCCCAAACAGAATCACTGATTTGTGGGGTAAAATGGAGGATAACAAGAACTATCATCATCTAATTATATACAAAAGCCAAACAACTTCCAATTTTCCAAATCATAAAAGTGGGTGAGAGAGAGGGGACGGTAGAGAGAAAAGGGTCCAGGTGTATCAGAATTGATTACTTACGTTTTGGTCATGTTCTATGTATACTAATTATGATAAGTTTTTTTTCCTTGCAAGTAATACAAACCTATCACGATTTAATCCCAAAATCGTATTGGGATTCTTCTTTACGTTTGCACAAACAAATTCCTAATTAAGAAATCTATTCACAACAATTATCAAATTATATACAATTTGACACAGGTTAAAAAATTGTTTGTTAAGAATTAAATTCACTcctaatatttaataaaattcatgttgaaaaccatgaacTTACTTAAAACATGATAAAAATGGTCGGAAAACTTCATCGAGTACAACTTTTGGAGCATTCTATACACACGTATAAGATTGAGTAAGAGAAAGCATAAAAATGGATCAAAACCCTCCCTAGCTTTATAGCTCTCCTTTGTCAATCTATGCATTTGGTCATTCTCCAAACCTTACTATTCGGAGCCTAAAGATCAGGAACTTCTAAACCTTAATTTGTGTGAAAGAGATATAAATGCTTTTAGTTTATGTGAGGTGGATTAACATAATGAGTTAATAATGACCGTTAGATTCAATTTAAGTAGTCTAAATTGCTGgattcttaaaatttaaaatgtgagATTCCTAGTTGATTCTGTCCGGTCAATTTATATGTCAAACAAATTTACTAAATTTAAATGACATCCTTTGTCGACcatgaagaagaaacaaaataaaaacaaaggcaAAGGATCGTGAAGATAAAATAAGGAGGAGGGAGAAGAAGAAATGGGCCGTGGGCCCATAGAAAGCAACCCTACACGTGGTGACGTAAGACTGATGGGAGACCGTGGTACCTGGACAGATGCGTCCACTCGCTCTCCCACCGGCAAACCCTCTGCTTTCTGGGCCCCACCGGGCCCACTTCCACTCCATGCTTATCTGTGGCCTAAGCTTTATTACTAAAAATTGCATTAATAAACTGTTTGAACACCGCATGTGGTGGGGCCCGCCTAACTTTTGACCTGATCATCATCCAATCAGGGCCGTCGATCTTGCGCAAGGCGTCGACGTCGGGTGGTGGCCCAACGAGCTGGCAGATTCCCCGGGGGGAAGGGTGGGGACGGTGTTTTCCATCGTGATGTAATCGACGAGATCCGAGCATCGCAGCTGTACACGTGGCCAACACACGTCGAAACCCTAGCAGCTAGGGTTGTGAGGGTATGTGAAAAATCTCCAAATAAAGTGCCTCGACATTCGAGAACGACGGACACTTGGCATGTTATATATGGCCCATCTTGTAAGTGCCGTAAGATATGGGATGTAAAAGTGAGAAAATCTTCTCCTCCAAGTATGCTTTTGTTGcattgttgaaagaaaaaaaaaaaaaaccgctcTATGTGTGTATGAAACTATGAATGGGAGACGGAGTTAACGAGAGATGACTTTTATTCTAAATAGTGTTTTTATCATCGAGTGATATTCTAATTTAGTTTATATAATATGAGAGAAGTAATCTTTTAAGTTGGTTATTTAACTCGTGTAATTATCGTTTTGTTTAGTTGTGTAGCGGACGATTTTTGATGAAACGATTacattgctttctttgtgaaTTCATACTAATTTTACAAATTAATGTCTCAAATCGAAGCTCTTGAGTTGACTCAAACATATTATACTTTAAAGTCCTCTTTATGCTGATTAAATGGCCTTTCATTctaaccaaaattttatttgaacaaaaaaaaaatttcctaaccaaaatttgcaaaacatcttttatatatatatatatacacacacacacaatgtatatgtatatattctctTTTTAGATGGGGTAGGTGAGGTGAACAAACATTTCTTACAATAATATTATAGCCTACAAAATTTTGCATGCATTAAGTTGTGCATTTTAATTTGTATAATTTAATGAGATGACTTTGAGCTACAAACCTTTTGATTTTCTATTAGTTTTCTatcaaacacaagctttaaattaaaagatgagaACACTCCAAAAACCATAGGAAAAATTtgccatttaaaaaaaaatgtgtatgaAACCTCTTGGTTAATCCCATGGATTTGTCCCAAGTAAACAGACGTGTACAAAATCGGAAAGTAAACAAAGTTAGAGTCCATGCTAAGCTGTGTTTTGAAATTTAACATGCATTTTATTattgcatttgaaaattattatttgacAATTAGGTCATAACCTTGGGTTCTGATGGATTTTTGAAGTTGGATTAGCCATCTAGAACATCAGTGTGAAAACTGTTGTGCATATGCAGACGATTCCGcatgtttaatatttttaaaaagtgATGCAGGAgagattatttatttaaattatattttataaatcatataatttaaTGGTTGATGATTGaacgtaaaaataaataaataaatttgcaaATATTCTCACAAAACTTAAGTTCGAATTTGACCCTTGAATGGTAAAAGGACTTGTGTGCTCCGTTAAATCACTCAAGTAAtgttaaattgttttttaaatgaGGGGGCCAAATGCCAATGGTGAATTGGTGGCACGCGTGACAGAGATGTTTTGCAAAGATTATCAAAATAATGCTTCTTCACGTTTCTAATTGTATCATGACCTGAGAAATGGTCGTATATAAAAGACTATAAGATTCCCCGACTTTGCCCAACACAATGGAGAACCATGAGAGGAAGCAACCACATTCTACGACGAATTAAGGCAGTTCTCACACTGAATatgattaaaataaaattagatgAGATTAAAATATAAGAGATCTTATGTTTTTGTGAAAACTGTCAAATAGATGACGTGGTTTGAGTGCTCCTACACGAGTTCTTCTCTTCACCGCCAAGGAAGGAGATTCCATTTGACTAAGGGTGAGAAGCATAAGATTTCGTATTATTGAGGTTCAAgataaatttattttcacaCATCTAATGATCACCTCATTGATCACATTACtcataaaaatttatcaaacgcaaaaggaaaatttgatgtGCCTCCTTAATGTATCTAAAAAACATTTGTCAAAATGTTCTGCCTtgatttgaaatgcatgtggtcCTTCAACCAATCCCTTTCTTTGCCCGAGCAAAATGGGTAAATTGGTGGATAGTGAGCACACCTATTTTTGGTGGCACAAGCTGTAGTTCCCAACTTCCCAACAAAGAAAGGCAGCACCAATGCACTCGTCGCTAATTTGACAAGTTTGATCCAATTTGCTAAAGAAATCACACAAGAGAAGCTCCTCGAACACACTTAACCTTATTGGCAATTTGGCTAAGATCATAGTTTTCAACATGAGAAAAGCAAGAACATCATTTGATGGGTTTGTGTGTCAAATTGTTCCTCCCTTTCACTTAATGGGATCTTTTCTAATTGATATGGTAATCATAatagtaatgctaggtagactaatttttttaatcacattGCAAATTAtgtgatatgtcaccaataaaaaataaacacgttaatcaacacttaagtaataatcaaatcatcaacaatcaagCCATATAGTTTACCAAATATGATTCAAATAGATGATCTCCATAGCATTAACCTAATCATATTTTATATCACCAGTTCTGGTAGCCATTTTCCCAAGAATCTAAATCCAAAACGAAACCAAGAGTACTGATTACATGGAAAGGAGGAAGAGTTATGAACTTTATGGGTTAGCAACTTCAGGAGTTATGCGTGAGAGAAAAACTTCAGTCGAGTTACCCTTTTACATTACTTCAGAGACACACACAAGAGGACTTGCATTTTTGTAAACCCTACTAACGAAGGATTTGCTTTCCTTATTTGCATCTTGAATAGACAAACGTGATGGAGCAACCCAACTGAAGTTTTTCGCCTTTATCTTTTGGCCTCCACcatacaaaggaaagaaaaagcagaaaacaaatggaaagaaaataaaatggatgACACACCATCATGAAGTTGACCCCCACAatatgaaagaaagaaagagcaaTACCTTTGGATGCTTTGCTTCGCTCAGCTTCACAAGAAATCTGTGCAACCGGACTTTAATTGTAGCTAGCAATGGTACATGGAAGTCAACTGAAAATTTCTGTGTATGTAATATGTATACATgcacgcgcacacacacacacacacacacacacatatatatataaacatacaCAGAACTTCAATAATACAGATCAGGATGTGTGGAAATCgtataaaaaaaaagctcaAGATAGCAAAACACCATTGAACATAAGTTGGCTCTGGAAGTCAATGTCTCGATGAAATAGGAAGATGAACTAGTACAAAAGGTCCAATTGAGTTTACTTACATGCCAATCATCTGCACCTCTTTTGGTTTAACATTCCGCAACTGATTTGAAGCTTGAAAAGTTTCTTGGTATGCAAGAAACGGCAAGCGATATCTGTATAGAAGCATAAAGAGGAACTAGCTAGGGCTCGCGTTTAAAACTCGTTTCATGacatttttaaacaaaaatatgaaatgagAGGCATTCCCATCAAGCTTCCTTAACAagagaactttatttaattacatGAAATTCCATACAAAAATGGTCCATTAAACACTAATTAAGAGCCCCATGAAAAACAAGATTACAACGGGGCAAATACCACCATCTATTGAAACCTTGTTCCCACCACCACATCTGGATCGGGGTGCGCCATTTTGCTTGGacttattttcacttttatgCCATACTTTAAACAAAGATGGTAATACCCCGGGGATTCGGATTTGCCAGAAGAAACTTAGTAAGACCAGGACCAAAAGGCGTGATCTTCCACCGGGAATGCGTAATTACATGAATTCGCAGGCGTATCGGAGTAATCAACATCTTCAATCTTTGGGAAGATGTATGGAGGCAGCAGGCTTTTGGTAAAGTTATCTTCTTCATCTTGGGAAAGGTCAGACTGTTCAGGTTCAAAAGCATACGAAGAATCACCAGGCTCCAAGAGTGAAGAGTGAACTGCATCCGTGTAATGTGAGCTGACTGAGTCAAATATATCACTCCTGCCTGAACTAAGATCTTCCTGCTTGGAGGCCACAGCTGAGACTTTTGATACTTCGCCTTCAGAGACCGTGTCAGCAATTGGCTTCTGCGGCGGTTCTTGAGATAATCTGTTGGTATCAGATAGTTCTGAATTTCCCCCCTCTTTCTCTTTGAGATGAAGCTTGTCTGAGAGGACAGTAACCTGATGACCAATTCAGACATATCATGTCAAATTCGAAGGCAAAATACTACAAATGGAAAAATTAAGGCAGGGAATCACAGATATCAATCGCTACCTCGGCCTTCAGTTTATCATTCTCCTTGGAAAGGCTTTCACAATCAGCCTTGAGATTATTGTGGTTGGCTTGCAACTCCTCATAATCCTTCTCAAGCTGTTTTGTCTTCCACCTTGCGCGGCGGTTCTGGAACCATATCGCAACCTGCCGAGGCTGCAAGCCAAGGTCCTTTGCAAGCAGGACTTTCCTCTCCGGTTCCAGTTTGTTTTCCACGTCAAAGCTTTTTTCGAGAAACTGGACTTGATCAGCGGTTAGCCGCCTCTTCTTCCCAGGTTGATGGAGATACTCATCCAAGTCATCGTCCCCGTTATCTTCGTGCTCATACTGGCGGAACAATGACCTATTCGATCCACTTCCTCCACGAACATCTTCGAAACTCACCATCGATCTTGAACCTGAACAAGATATATTCGTTAATTAGAAtaccatcttccaaaataatacCACACACATGAACAGCATCTCACCACACAATTTTCCTCTACAAATCATATGGATTATATCTAAAAACGAACATAAACACTCACTCCATGATCAGCTCTGATCACaaagtgtgtgtttgttttggCAGCTGATTATTCTACGATTCCGAATTCCGAAATAATTAACATAATTATAACCAGAATGATGAACAGGGGCCTGGACTATatgcaaattttaatttttgcttaATTCACACACAAGTTTAGCAGCAACATATACATATCAACATATCCATATATACCAAAAGACTAAATATTTAAGGAGAACATAAACACTGAAAAATTAGTGATAAATCAACCCAACACTTTTTTGCGCAAGGATGACACGCATATATCGAGAAATAGCCAGATATGTGGTCACATATCCTAGCTAGGGTGTTGGGTTCAAAAATTTCATGTGTAATAGTTTCAAATCATTGCCCTcaccttaataataataataaattttttttccaaaaaaaatcagCCCGaataataaaaatcagaaacagAGTATACAAAGAGAGTAAAATAGTAC encodes the following:
- the LOC137711617 gene encoding uncharacterized protein; amino-acid sequence: MQLMRASSFHPHLLHPKSTSTPPAKALFGLEQVNSRSVVNIKRRNQYYGIVASSNLASPLWDSWRPEKGSAAPSLSDIVWPSAGAFAAMALLGRMDQILAPKGISMTIAPLGAVSAVLFATPAAPGARKYNMFMAQIGCAAIGVLAFSTFGPGWLARSFALAASVAFMICTRSTHPPAASLPILFIDGAKFHNLSFWYALFPGATGCLLLCLLQEIVLYLKDNFKF
- the LOC137710546 gene encoding homeobox-leucine zipper protein HAT5-like, coding for MSGGRVYGGGSSSGLSALFQNQRGSERLDSLFLSGSSNSSSASFLGSRSMVSFEDVRGGSGSNRSLFRQYEHEDNGDDDLDEYLHQPGKKRRLTADQVQFLEKSFDVENKLEPERKVLLAKDLGLQPRQVAIWFQNRRARWKTKQLEKDYEELQANHNNLKADCESLSKENDKLKAEVTVLSDKLHLKEKEGGNSELSDTNRLSQEPPQKPIADTVSEGEVSKVSAVASKQEDLSSGRSDIFDSVSSHYTDAVHSSLLEPGDSSYAFEPEQSDLSQDEEDNFTKSLLPPYIFPKIEDVDYSDTPANSCNYAFPVEDHAFWSWSY